A part of Ascochyta rabiei chromosome 3, complete sequence genomic DNA contains:
- a CDS encoding Protein phosphatase methylesterase-1, translated as MSDLAKSFAKTKLSSLPPPEPLMEEEEDSGSASSMSSTGTVRPSHAQRPAPTIHWSDYYAQEFHLEREAPRSKFHVYFTPPKSLQSPLLVLHHGAGSSAMSLALAAKEITRAMPGIGILAVEAREHGSVVWDKSGAVDNNLSIDQLGRDMVDMLLLTQQKMGWGDLPSLVLVGHSLGGAVVTHVANMHLLDDKILGYAVLDVVEGSAMEALKSMQSYLATRPKLFDTLDAAIDWHVRSRTLRNPDSARASVPSLLIPTPTGGRWAWRTDLSRTEAYWENWFSGMSAKFLNGKGAKLLLLAGTDRLDKELMIGQMQGKFQLQVFPASGHFLQEDQPEKTAEAIVEFVKRNDRSTLVLPPKVSDLLAQGKKV; from the exons ATGTCCGACCTCGCCAAGTCGTTTGCAAAGACGAAGCTCTCCTCGCTCCCGCCGCCAGAACCGCTGatggaagaggaagaggactCGGGCTCGGCGAGTTCCATGTCGAGCACAGGTACCGTGAGACCTTCGCACGCCCAGCGGCCGGCGCCTACCATACACTGGTCAGACTACTACGCCCAGGAATTCCATCTCGAGCGGGAAGCGCCTCGCTCCAAGTTCCATGTCTACTTCACACCGCCCAAGTCCCTGCAATCGCCATTGCTGGTCCTCCACCACGGCGCCGGGAGCTCTGCCATGAGCCTTGCACTTGCAGCCAAGGAAATCACCAGAGCCATGCCTGGAATTGGTATACTTGCGGTAGAGGCAAGAGAGCACGGCAGCGTTGTCTGGGACAAGAGCGGGGCGGTGGACAACAACCTGAGCATCGACCAGCTGGGCCGTGACATGGTCGACATGCTTCTTCTCACGCAACAGAAGATGGGCTGGGGAGACCTGCCCTCGCTCGTGCTCGTCGGACACAGTCTCGGCGGTGCAGTGGTAACACATGTCGCAAACATGCATCTATTGGACGACAAAATACTGGGATACGCAGTGCTAGATGTCGTCGAGGGAAGTGCCATGGAAGCCCTTAAGAGCATGCAGTCGTATCTGGCCACCCGACCGAAGCTCTTCGACACGCTCGACGCTGCCATCGACTGGCACGTTCGCTCACGCACCCTTCGAAACCCAGACTCGGCGAGAGCGAGTGTGCCCAGTCTGCTCATACCAACACCCACCGGCGGACGCTGGGCGTGGAGGACAGACCTGTCTCGCACCGAGGCCTACTGGGAGAACTGGTTCTCAGGGATGAGCGCCAAATTCCTGAATGGCAAAGGAGCGAAACTGCTATTGCTTGCCGGGACGGACCGCTTAGATAAGGAGCTGATGATTGGGCAAATGCAGG GCAAATTTCAACTCCAGGTCTTCCCCGCCTCTGGCCACTTCCTCCAGGAGGATCAGCCCGAGAAGACTGCCGAAGCCATCGTCGAGTTTGTCAAGCGCAACGACCGCAGCACGCTTGTGCTTCCTCCAAAGGTGTCCGACCTCCTGGCGCAGGGCAAGAAGGTTTGA